Proteins found in one Deltaproteobacteria bacterium IMCC39524 genomic segment:
- a CDS encoding ferritin family protein, which produces MNVFDFAMQMEDNGYDYYTGLAKAATVPGLKTIFTDLAEDEKKHLEIFRALKEGRRDQKLPESKTLETAKNVFLLLPRGKQVLEEINGPLPSYQHAMKLEAESFRFYEEAAEKEEDAEVKALLLKIAAEEHRHFNILENVFHFVNAPNQHLEWGEFSNLGEFRQYGRDTDI; this is translated from the coding sequence ATGAACGTATTTGATTTTGCAATGCAAATGGAAGACAACGGTTACGACTATTACACTGGTCTGGCGAAAGCAGCCACAGTGCCGGGGCTGAAGACGATCTTTACTGACCTGGCCGAAGATGAAAAGAAACACCTGGAAATTTTTCGCGCTCTGAAAGAGGGGCGGCGAGATCAAAAGCTGCCGGAGTCAAAAACTCTCGAGACGGCCAAGAATGTCTTTTTGTTGCTGCCACGCGGTAAGCAGGTTTTAGAGGAGATCAACGGGCCACTGCCATCTTACCAACACGCCATGAAGCTTGAAGCCGAGAGTTTCCGTTTCTACGAAGAGGCTGCCGAAAAGGAAGAGGATGCCGAGGTAAAAGCCCTGCTGCTTAAGATTGCTGCTGAGGAACACAGGCACTTCAATATTCTTGAAAACGTCTTCCACTTTGTTAATGCACCGAACCAGCATCTTGAATGGGGGGAGTTCAGCAACCTGGGTGAATTCCGCCAGTATGGGCGCGACACTGACATTTAA
- a CDS encoding nitroreductase family protein, translating to MAVKHSLYHETGKLSVDREYCTLCGVCVKNCGVEVLQIKDKAVQQVDAGFGCIACGHCMMVCPQGCLTISGRNLSAEDLQPLPPQEARADAEALKNLFVARRSVRKFSDRTVEPELIEQVIAMASSAPMGIPPWDVGVVTINGFDAVRELAGEVVQGYRGMLKLFRPGVLKMMRPVMGQVKNDQFSDFIVPLANKYVETWEEGRDTVFWGAPAVLLFHYSAYAGEPDAVIACTYAMLAAESLGLGSCVIGGAPPILQRNKVLSARLGIPPDNKLALALVLGFSTVPFKKAIVRRFSHDQGAGLH from the coding sequence ATGGCCGTCAAACACAGCTTGTACCACGAAACTGGCAAACTCTCGGTCGACAGGGAATACTGCACGCTCTGCGGGGTGTGTGTGAAGAATTGCGGGGTCGAGGTGCTGCAAATCAAGGATAAGGCCGTTCAGCAGGTTGATGCCGGTTTCGGCTGCATCGCCTGCGGCCACTGCATGATGGTGTGCCCGCAAGGTTGTCTTACAATCAGCGGTCGCAACCTCTCCGCCGAAGATCTTCAGCCACTGCCGCCGCAGGAAGCGCGGGCCGATGCCGAGGCACTTAAAAACCTGTTTGTTGCGCGCCGCAGCGTCCGTAAATTTAGTGACCGAACAGTTGAGCCTGAACTGATCGAACAGGTGATTGCCATGGCGTCGTCTGCGCCTATGGGGATTCCTCCGTGGGATGTGGGCGTGGTCACAATTAATGGTTTTGACGCGGTTCGAGAGCTGGCCGGGGAGGTGGTGCAGGGCTACCGTGGGATGCTTAAGCTCTTCCGGCCAGGTGTACTCAAGATGATGCGACCAGTCATGGGCCAGGTGAAAAATGATCAGTTTAGCGACTTTATCGTGCCTTTGGCGAACAAATACGTCGAGACTTGGGAAGAAGGGCGGGACACGGTATTTTGGGGTGCTCCGGCGGTGTTGTTATTCCATTACTCCGCCTACGCCGGAGAGCCAGACGCTGTGATCGCCTGTACCTACGCCATGCTGGCCGCCGAGTCGCTCGGCCTGGGCAGCTGCGTAATCGGTGGTGCACCGCCCATTTTGCAGCGCAATAAGGTTTTGTCTGCCAGGCTGGGAATTCCTCCAGATAACAAGCTCGCGTTGGCCCTGGTGCTGGGGTTTTCCACCGTGCCGTTTAAAAAGGCGATCGTACGACGTTTCAGCCATGACCAGGGTGCAGGGTTGCACTGA
- a CDS encoding TIGR01458 family HAD-type hydrolase yields MVMIKGVLLDLSGTIYVDNQVLPRALEAVQKLQAEKIPMCYLTNSSRSSRKEILQKLIGMGFAVNEEEIFTAPLAVQGYLREHELSPWLLVHPAIEEEFKEFSGGTPDAVVLCDAAEALSYENLNQAFRLLIKGARLLAVGDNRFFKEAGGMSLDAGPFIRALEYAADCEAIVLGKPSPAFFHSAVAQLGCRPRETLMVGDDVFADVNGALKAGLKAALVKTGKYQPGDEQKIAAPGACVCNDLFDAVDGILEN; encoded by the coding sequence TTGGTCATGATCAAAGGTGTGTTACTCGACCTGAGCGGGACGATTTATGTTGATAATCAGGTTCTGCCCCGGGCATTAGAAGCAGTGCAAAAGCTGCAGGCAGAGAAAATCCCCATGTGCTACCTAACGAATAGCTCTCGTAGTTCTCGCAAGGAAATACTGCAAAAGCTAATAGGTATGGGCTTTGCCGTCAATGAAGAGGAAATATTCACAGCCCCCCTGGCCGTCCAGGGTTACCTGCGAGAGCATGAGCTCTCTCCCTGGTTGCTTGTTCACCCTGCGATTGAAGAAGAATTCAAAGAGTTCTCCGGTGGAACTCCCGACGCAGTTGTGCTCTGTGATGCCGCCGAAGCCTTGTCCTATGAGAATCTTAACCAGGCTTTCCGGCTCTTGATCAAGGGGGCTCGTCTGTTGGCTGTTGGTGACAATCGTTTCTTCAAAGAGGCCGGCGGTATGAGTTTGGATGCCGGGCCTTTTATCCGTGCCCTGGAGTATGCCGCCGATTGTGAGGCAATTGTCCTCGGCAAACCGTCTCCGGCCTTTTTTCATTCAGCGGTTGCCCAACTCGGCTGCCGACCAAGAGAGACTTTGATGGTTGGCGACGATGTTTTCGCAGATGTTAATGGTGCGCTGAAAGCCGGGTTAAAGGCGGCACTGGTAAAAACAGGGAAATACCAGCCGGGAGACGAACAGAAAATTGCTGCACCTGGGGCATGTGTCTGCAACGACCTGTTCGATGCGGTGGATGGAATTTTGGAGAACTAA
- a CDS encoding flavodoxin: MKIGIFYGGSTGNTALIAQCLAERISTARLYPIANATRADLEGCDLLILGTSSWRGEGDRLQIDWNDAYDCLCEAQLEGAKVALYGVGDQVGYPDAFVDGMKALHDLAVAAGATIIGKWPDKGYDYSASAAVEGDYFLGLPLDVENQDQLTEQRLDAWVSLLQEEAGIS; this comes from the coding sequence ATGAAAATCGGAATATTTTACGGCGGCAGCACTGGCAATACCGCCTTAATCGCTCAATGTCTTGCGGAGCGAATCTCTACCGCACGCCTTTATCCCATTGCCAACGCAACCCGTGCGGATCTTGAAGGCTGTGATCTGCTGATTCTCGGCACTTCAAGCTGGCGCGGTGAGGGGGATCGTCTGCAAATCGACTGGAACGACGCCTATGACTGCCTGTGCGAGGCACAGTTGGAGGGGGCAAAGGTCGCTTTGTACGGGGTCGGAGATCAGGTCGGTTACCCTGATGCCTTTGTCGACGGGATGAAGGCACTGCATGATCTTGCGGTGGCGGCCGGAGCGACCATCATAGGCAAATGGCCGGATAAAGGCTACGATTACTCTGCCTCCGCCGCGGTTGAAGGGGATTATTTCCTCGGTCTGCCTCTTGATGTTGAAAATCAGGACCAGCTTACAGAGCAGCGCCTGGACGCCTGGGTGTCTCTACTGCAGGAAGAAGCGGGTATCAGTTAA
- a CDS encoding YdgA family protein, which yields MKKLVIIVVIILFCVVGWAGATYIVGSKVEDQYFNLLQQNSHWGPITLTSKSYQRGFFSSKAEMLLEIKVPQIPVEEGEEPTMETVELVFEHTLHHGPLPIVDGQVSFSPALALVDTRMLLFSPEDQALEELLQNIPELKESFLHLRLGFDGSTNGKIEIPPFEKHEEGVEFVWGGFIATTDYAPGAGTLVGTLDMPKVEIHFDDGTLSWSVIRGDFDLVETLPMLFVGTTQMVSGGMELAFIEKGGDEEDSEERTVLQLKGFKAVTDSSFDGQLVQVTQNMTFDGASFDGESYGPLVIDMELKNMDGHAFSDYQVKVMDIYREADIYDQDALLAELLPLYTDLAMAMMTGSPEFNINRFYVNTPMGEADGTFKLKLDNLPGEAPDNLAAIFDYLQYLESSAELSVDESLLRALLASNIKSSLELELEAVRASGVEVEMSDAEIDVMVEQQLGEQLEIYIAQNLIVRDGDKIRSNASFNGGQLLVNGHALPLFGQ from the coding sequence ATGAAAAAATTAGTCATTATTGTCGTAATCATTCTGTTCTGTGTCGTCGGTTGGGCTGGCGCAACTTATATCGTAGGCAGCAAGGTTGAGGATCAATATTTTAACCTGCTGCAGCAGAATTCTCACTGGGGTCCGATAACCTTGACCAGTAAGAGCTATCAACGTGGATTCTTTAGCTCTAAAGCTGAGATGCTTCTGGAGATAAAGGTTCCCCAAATACCCGTTGAAGAAGGCGAGGAGCCCACCATGGAGACGGTGGAGCTGGTCTTTGAACACACCCTGCATCATGGCCCTTTGCCGATCGTTGACGGCCAGGTTTCGTTCTCGCCTGCTCTGGCTCTGGTCGATACCCGTATGCTGCTCTTCTCTCCCGAAGACCAGGCCCTTGAGGAGCTACTGCAAAACATCCCGGAATTGAAAGAATCCTTCCTCCATCTTCGTTTAGGTTTCGATGGCAGCACGAATGGCAAGATCGAAATCCCACCATTTGAAAAGCATGAAGAGGGCGTTGAGTTTGTCTGGGGTGGCTTTATAGCGACTACGGACTATGCCCCTGGTGCTGGCACGCTGGTTGGAACGCTCGATATGCCAAAAGTAGAAATCCATTTTGATGATGGCACTCTGAGTTGGAGCGTAATCCGTGGTGATTTCGATCTGGTGGAGACCTTGCCGATGCTCTTTGTCGGAACCACTCAGATGGTGTCCGGAGGCATGGAGCTGGCCTTTATAGAGAAAGGTGGTGACGAGGAAGATAGCGAAGAGAGGACCGTCTTACAGTTGAAAGGGTTCAAGGCTGTCACAGATAGCAGCTTCGATGGCCAACTTGTACAGGTCACCCAGAACATGACCTTCGACGGGGCGAGCTTTGACGGTGAGAGCTACGGGCCTCTGGTCATCGATATGGAGCTGAAGAATATGGATGGCCATGCGTTCAGTGATTATCAGGTAAAAGTTATGGACATCTATCGTGAAGCCGACATATACGATCAGGATGCCTTGCTTGCAGAGCTCTTGCCCTTGTACACCGATCTGGCGATGGCGATGATGACCGGCAGCCCGGAATTCAATATCAATCGGTTCTATGTCAACACGCCGATGGGCGAGGCCGACGGAACTTTCAAACTGAAACTCGATAATCTACCGGGGGAAGCTCCCGATAATCTTGCCGCCATCTTCGACTACCTTCAGTATCTCGAATCATCAGCAGAACTGTCGGTCGATGAGAGTCTGCTTCGAGCTCTTCTGGCCAGCAATATAAAGAGTTCTCTCGAGCTTGAACTCGAAGCTGTTCGCGCGAGCGGGGTAGAGGTCGAAATGAGCGATGCAGAGATCGATGTTATGGTCGAGCAGCAGCTGGGGGAGCAACTGGAAATATATATTGCGCAGAATCTTATTGTGCGTGATGGAGATAAAATCAGAAGTAATGCTTCGTTTAATGGTGGTCAGTTGCTGGTGAATGGGCATGCTTTGCCACTTTTTGGGCAGTAG
- the ggt gene encoding gamma-glutamyltransferase produces the protein MTRRNCLPDNVLRVCVLLCSLILFISQTAYSDVIIGGERMSPVLGDEGMVATSHFIASESAQKVLKEGGNAIDAAVTAAFVLAVTQPRSGNIGGGGFMMISSEKQNDVVAIDYREKAPSKATVDMFLDKDGNADSDLSRYSYLATGVPGTVAGLAMALEKYGTISLSEAMKPAIKLADEGFIVTQRFSNGLKDKEDLLKKWDSSARVFYKKDDGYYEPGDLFKQKDLAATLSRIAENGAREFYEGETAKRLVAEMDKHGGLISLEDMKNYSPVIRTPVHGTYRGYDVYSMPPPSSGGVHLIQILNILEGYPVAKEGHNSARNIHLMAEAMKLAYADRSQFLGDEDFVQVPMKKLTSKEYAATLRNKIDDEKATPSHRIRPGEFLPYESNETTHFSIVDKFGNAVSNTYTINFSYGSGVVVEGAGFLLNNEMDDFSAKPGVPNAYGLIGGEANKIEPGKRMLSSMSPTIVKKQGKNFLVTGSPGGSRIITTTLQVVMNVIDHNLNILSAVAAPRIHHQWLPDELRIEEGLSPDTVRILREKGHKVKQKSAMGASQSILIDKGLFNGAADPRRSTALAVGP, from the coding sequence ATGACTCGGAGAAACTGTCTGCCAGATAATGTTTTGCGTGTATGTGTGCTGCTGTGCAGCCTAATCCTTTTTATATCTCAAACAGCTTATTCAGACGTAATTATTGGGGGTGAAAGGATGTCCCCCGTTCTGGGTGATGAAGGGATGGTGGCAACAAGTCATTTTATTGCGAGTGAATCGGCGCAAAAGGTCTTGAAAGAAGGGGGCAATGCAATTGACGCTGCGGTGACAGCAGCCTTTGTGTTGGCGGTCACTCAACCAAGGTCGGGAAATATTGGGGGAGGTGGCTTTATGATGATCTCCTCTGAAAAGCAGAATGATGTCGTTGCTATCGACTATCGAGAAAAAGCCCCAAGCAAAGCAACTGTCGACATGTTCCTTGATAAAGACGGCAATGCCGATAGTGACTTGTCGCGTTATTCCTATCTGGCCACTGGGGTGCCTGGAACAGTTGCAGGCTTGGCTATGGCTTTGGAAAAATACGGCACTATTAGCCTTTCAGAAGCCATGAAACCGGCAATTAAACTTGCTGATGAAGGTTTTATCGTCACTCAAAGGTTTAGCAATGGCCTTAAAGATAAAGAAGATTTGTTGAAAAAATGGGATTCATCTGCCCGGGTCTTCTACAAGAAAGATGATGGTTATTACGAGCCTGGCGACCTGTTTAAACAGAAAGATCTCGCAGCAACCTTAAGCCGCATAGCGGAAAACGGTGCCAGAGAATTTTACGAAGGGGAGACTGCAAAACGTCTGGTCGCCGAGATGGACAAACATGGCGGTCTGATTAGCCTGGAGGACATGAAAAACTATTCTCCGGTGATAAGGACGCCGGTGCATGGGACCTATCGTGGCTATGATGTCTACTCAATGCCTCCGCCCAGTTCCGGTGGCGTACACTTGATCCAGATTCTCAATATTCTTGAAGGTTACCCGGTCGCTAAAGAGGGTCATAATTCGGCAAGAAACATCCATCTTATGGCAGAGGCTATGAAGCTGGCCTATGCAGACCGCTCGCAGTTCCTTGGGGACGAGGATTTTGTACAAGTTCCTATGAAAAAGCTCACTTCGAAAGAATATGCAGCAACCCTTCGAAATAAAATTGATGACGAGAAAGCAACTCCGAGTCATCGCATTCGCCCTGGCGAGTTCTTGCCCTACGAAAGCAATGAAACGACCCACTTTTCTATTGTGGACAAGTTTGGCAATGCCGTCTCAAACACTTATACAATTAACTTCAGCTATGGTTCTGGAGTTGTCGTAGAGGGGGCCGGGTTTTTACTGAATAATGAGATGGACGATTTCTCGGCAAAACCAGGAGTACCGAATGCCTATGGCCTGATCGGCGGCGAGGCAAACAAGATTGAGCCAGGCAAGCGTATGCTGAGCTCCATGTCGCCGACCATAGTTAAGAAACAAGGGAAAAACTTTTTAGTTACAGGCAGTCCCGGTGGTTCACGCATCATTACTACGACACTGCAGGTGGTCATGAATGTTATCGATCACAATCTTAATATTCTAAGTGCTGTAGCTGCTCCCAGAATCCATCATCAATGGTTACCCGATGAATTGCGGATTGAAGAAGGGCTTAGTCCAGACACTGTCAGAATCCTTCGCGAAAAAGGGCATAAGGTTAAACAGAAATCAGCCATGGGTGCTAGCCAATCTATTTTGATTGATAAAGGTTTATTTAATGGCGCTGCCGACCCTCGAAGATCGACAGCGCTTGCGGTAGGACCTTGA
- a CDS encoding PAS domain S-box protein — MANQGIVCIIENDAQRFKALQKILEKNNYIVIKVAANEESSSNIVDASPDLVLLSAHITEIDLYELIDKLKSDKQTIDLPFIFTTIPEDLETRSKVIKSSDDLVLEPFDEREVIARIERQVTVSKVRMALRESEAKFQSVMESAIDAIISADAEGKTLSWNKAATSMFGHTEAEVLGKSIEIIIPERFRTAHAEGIKRVSSGGATHAIGKTVELAAICKSGDEIPVELSLATWFLDEKRYYTGIIRDIGERKQAEQKFRSVTESAIDAIISANNKGEIISWNQAATKILGFSEEEAVGQWVEIIIPERFHKAHRNGMDRFSKTGEAHAIGKTVELAARNKSGDEIPIELSLSTWMVRNERYYTGIIRDIGERKRAEEALRQSEKELRRKSLEMKEKNQELEATLKQINEMHNQMIIQEKMASLGKLSAGMAHELNNPASAAQRSAAHLQSILLKLQEVLARIGSIPFEERQIKMFAVLDVLARERSHEPVELNVLTRTDREIALEEWLRGQGCRDHGEVVPALVNVGFVKEDLDELMKPFTGEQVPVVIRWFGLKLTIYSLVEEIGLATGRIVTLVKALKTYTYMDQAPVQSIDLRKELDNTLIILRSKLKKGVEVVREYAEDLPAIEAYASELNQVWTNLIDNGIDAMEGSGTLIIRAKREDPWLVVEIEDSGPGIPPEHLPKIFDPFFTTKPPGEGTGLGLNISRNLIVKKHHGEMSVMSKPGSTCFTVHLPMDFRPAEKLDTSRSS, encoded by the coding sequence GTGGCTAATCAAGGGATCGTTTGTATCATAGAAAATGATGCACAGAGGTTTAAGGCTCTGCAAAAGATCCTGGAAAAAAACAATTACATAGTTATTAAGGTTGCAGCTAACGAAGAATCATCCTCAAACATTGTGGATGCTAGCCCCGACCTGGTCCTGCTTAGTGCACACATTACGGAAATTGATCTGTATGAGCTTATCGACAAGCTGAAATCAGATAAGCAGACCATTGATCTCCCCTTTATTTTCACAACAATCCCAGAAGATCTGGAGACCCGCTCAAAAGTCATCAAATCAAGCGATGATCTGGTACTTGAGCCATTTGATGAGCGTGAAGTTATTGCGCGCATCGAACGCCAAGTAACCGTTTCAAAAGTGCGTATGGCTCTGCGCGAGTCTGAGGCGAAGTTCCAGTCGGTCATGGAATCAGCCATCGATGCGATCATATCGGCTGATGCCGAAGGCAAAACCCTTTCCTGGAACAAGGCCGCCACCTCGATGTTTGGTCACACTGAAGCTGAGGTGCTTGGCAAATCCATAGAAATCATCATCCCCGAACGTTTCCGAACGGCCCATGCTGAGGGGATAAAAAGAGTTAGTTCGGGAGGGGCGACCCACGCGATCGGCAAAACCGTGGAACTTGCCGCCATCTGCAAAAGTGGCGATGAAATTCCGGTCGAGCTGTCGTTGGCAACCTGGTTTCTTGACGAGAAGCGCTATTACACCGGGATCATCCGAGATATCGGGGAGCGCAAACAGGCGGAACAGAAGTTCCGTTCAGTAACCGAATCGGCCATTGATGCCATCATTTCTGCCAACAATAAGGGAGAGATTATCAGCTGGAATCAAGCTGCCACCAAAATTCTCGGATTTAGTGAGGAGGAAGCAGTAGGTCAGTGGGTTGAGATCATTATCCCGGAACGATTCCATAAGGCCCATCGCAATGGTATGGATCGATTCAGCAAGACTGGAGAAGCACATGCTATTGGTAAGACGGTCGAGCTGGCGGCGAGAAATAAAAGCGGCGACGAAATACCGATTGAGTTATCTCTTTCGACCTGGATGGTTCGCAATGAACGGTACTACACCGGAATTATTCGCGACATAGGAGAACGTAAGCGTGCTGAAGAAGCGCTTCGCCAAAGCGAAAAAGAGCTGCGGAGAAAATCCCTGGAGATGAAGGAAAAGAACCAGGAGCTAGAAGCCACCTTGAAACAGATTAATGAGATGCACAATCAAATGATCATACAGGAGAAGATGGCCTCCCTGGGTAAGCTCAGCGCGGGCATGGCCCATGAACTGAACAACCCCGCTTCAGCAGCTCAGCGTAGCGCGGCTCATTTGCAGAGCATATTGTTGAAGCTACAGGAAGTACTAGCCCGAATCGGTTCAATTCCTTTCGAAGAGCGGCAGATAAAAATGTTTGCCGTGCTCGACGTGTTGGCCAGGGAGCGCTCGCATGAACCTGTAGAGTTGAACGTTCTTACTCGCACGGATAGAGAAATCGCCCTTGAAGAATGGTTGCGTGGTCAAGGCTGTCGGGATCACGGCGAAGTCGTGCCGGCCCTTGTTAACGTCGGTTTCGTGAAGGAAGATCTCGACGAACTTATGAAACCATTCACCGGGGAACAAGTCCCTGTCGTCATCAGGTGGTTTGGCCTCAAGCTCACGATCTATAGCTTGGTCGAGGAGATCGGCTTGGCCACCGGTCGGATTGTAACCCTGGTTAAGGCTCTAAAAACCTATACCTACATGGACCAGGCACCCGTTCAATCGATTGATCTTCGTAAAGAACTGGATAACACGCTCATCATTCTGCGCAGCAAACTGAAAAAGGGCGTTGAAGTTGTTCGTGAATATGCCGAGGACCTTCCTGCGATCGAGGCTTATGCCAGTGAGCTAAACCAGGTTTGGACGAATCTCATTGACAACGGGATTGACGCCATGGAGGGGTCTGGAACCTTGATTATCCGAGCAAAACGGGAAGATCCTTGGCTCGTGGTCGAAATAGAGGACAGTGGCCCGGGCATCCCCCCTGAACATCTGCCGAAGATTTTCGATCCCTTCTTCACGACCAAACCTCCGGGTGAGGGGACGGGACTCGGCCTGAATATAAGCCGAAACCTCATTGTCAAGAAGCATCATGGGGAGATGTCCGTGATGTCGAAGCCCGGCTCAACTTGTTTTACAGTTCATTTGCCGATGGACTTCCGACCTGCCGAAAAATTAGACACGTCAAGGAGCTCGTGA
- a CDS encoding FAD-dependent oxidoreductase, whose translation MNKPIILAIDDEPQVLNAVSRDLQAQYQNEYQVMRASSGQEAIEAVKELKRRNLAIALFLVDQRMPTMTGIEFLSKAAKLYPETKKVLLTAYADTDVAISSINSINLDYYLMKPWDPPEERLYPVLDDLLSDWLNTVPIPYGGIRVVGTLYSAKSHYIKDFLARSQVPYKWLDFEKDEEAKKLLQLDSAEDFRLPTLFFPDGSSLVDPELSTLADKVGMTTHAKKPYYDLIIIGAGPAGLTAAVYAASEGLKAIVIERNAAGGQAGMSARIENYLGFPQGISGADLTRRAITQAKRLGAEILTTQEVSSMRAEGPYRYVSLKNGTELSCKALLLSTGVATRQINLPGIDKLIGVSVYYGAASSEAVHYKGKKVYVIGGANSAGQGAMFLSRFAREVVLVYRGKSLRKSMSTYLIDQISQTDNITTLRNTELTAVEGAAKLETITLTNNDSGESISEAADAVFIFTGAVPATELTGDLIQKDENNYIYTGPDLFIDGNRPKNWTLPRDPFILETNVPGIFAAGDVRHGAIRRVASAVGQGAVAVELIHKYLETV comes from the coding sequence ATGAATAAACCAATTATTCTTGCCATTGATGATGAGCCTCAAGTGCTAAATGCCGTTTCCAGAGACTTACAGGCGCAATACCAGAACGAATATCAAGTGATGAGAGCCTCCTCGGGGCAAGAGGCCATCGAAGCGGTGAAGGAACTTAAACGAAGAAATCTTGCCATTGCGCTTTTCCTGGTTGACCAGCGCATGCCGACGATGACAGGCATCGAGTTTCTATCAAAGGCTGCAAAACTTTATCCAGAGACAAAAAAAGTTCTGTTGACGGCCTATGCTGATACCGATGTTGCCATCTCCAGTATCAACTCAATCAACCTTGATTACTACCTGATGAAACCCTGGGACCCGCCTGAGGAGAGACTCTATCCTGTGCTTGACGATTTGTTGAGCGATTGGTTGAACACTGTACCGATACCTTATGGCGGAATTCGGGTCGTCGGTACGCTATATTCCGCCAAATCACACTACATAAAAGATTTTCTTGCCCGGAGCCAAGTGCCCTATAAGTGGCTGGATTTCGAGAAAGACGAAGAGGCAAAAAAACTTCTTCAATTGGATTCCGCTGAAGATTTCAGGTTGCCGACGCTGTTCTTTCCGGATGGCAGCAGTTTGGTTGATCCGGAGCTATCAACTTTGGCAGACAAGGTGGGGATGACGACCCATGCAAAAAAACCATATTACGATCTTATTATTATCGGGGCAGGTCCAGCAGGACTTACTGCAGCGGTATACGCGGCATCCGAGGGCTTGAAGGCGATTGTCATAGAACGGAATGCAGCAGGTGGACAAGCCGGCATGAGTGCCCGTATCGAAAATTATCTCGGCTTTCCTCAAGGTATCAGCGGAGCCGACTTGACTCGCAGGGCGATCACCCAGGCCAAGCGTCTGGGTGCAGAGATTCTAACCACTCAGGAGGTTAGTAGCATGCGCGCTGAGGGGCCCTACCGCTATGTCAGCCTGAAGAACGGAACCGAGTTGAGTTGTAAAGCTCTCCTGCTTTCGACAGGTGTGGCTACCAGGCAGATTAATCTTCCAGGAATCGATAAGCTGATCGGTGTTTCAGTCTATTACGGAGCTGCAAGCTCGGAAGCAGTTCATTACAAAGGAAAAAAAGTTTATGTGATCGGCGGAGCCAACTCCGCCGGACAGGGTGCCATGTTTTTATCCCGCTTTGCCCGTGAAGTCGTTTTGGTTTACCGGGGCAAATCCCTTCGAAAGAGCATGTCGACCTACCTCATCGATCAAATAAGTCAAACAGACAATATTACGACTCTCCGCAATACAGAATTAACCGCTGTTGAAGGCGCCGCAAAGTTAGAAACCATTACTTTAACAAATAATGACAGTGGAGAATCCATATCTGAAGCGGCCGATGCCGTTTTTATTTTTACCGGCGCTGTCCCAGCCACGGAATTAACCGGTGACCTCATTCAAAAGGACGAGAATAATTATATTTACACCGGACCTGATTTGTTTATTGACGGCAATCGACCCAAGAATTGGACCTTGCCAAGAGATCCTTTTATCCTCGAAACCAACGTTCCAGGCATCTTTGCTGCTGGCGATGTAAGGCATGGCGCGATTAGACGAGTGGCTTCCGCCGTGGGACAAGGAGCTGTAGCTGTTGAGCTGATTCATAAATATCTGGAGACGGTTTGA